The Triticum urartu cultivar G1812 chromosome 5, Tu2.1, whole genome shotgun sequence genome contains the following window.
ACTTGAACTCTGCGTAACTGAGACATAAATGGTTTATGTGTGCAACTTAGAAAAGGTGTGGTGTAGAAACAAATACAAATGTGCGGGTTAATTGGCTGATTTTCTGTTATTTCCATGCGCATTAAAAACTGATTTTAACATATAGAGATAAAGTGGCAGGCAATTAAAAAAAATCAATGTACTTGCAGAAATAGCCTGACAAGTAAATAAAGGCAGTGACAGAAAAGCATCACTCACACATCAGCAAATTTGGTGCCTCCTTCACCTCTTATTCTAATCTGCCTTTCCCATCCAGCAGGAGGCTGTGCAATATTGGGTTTGTCGATAGCCCAGAGTCTGCTTCCATCCTGAGAAATATCTTCTTGATCATCGCATGTTACATCAGGTTTCCATTCACGGGCTCGTTCGCAGTCAAAAGGTTCCTGTATAATATGCTCGCGTATTTCTTCATACTTCTCTTTCGTTGGAATAAGTCTCCATTTGAAGCACCTAGCACATTGGATAGTGAATGCCCCAATACATGGCGATCCACGGTATGACACGTTGGAAGCAGCTGATTGCTGCAATGGGGAACTGTCTTCTCCAAATTCATCTTGCACTTTATCTACTGTTTCAAACTTCAAACCAGGCGTTTTATCTGATGCAGTTTCAGACGGAAGCTCGTCATTCTCAAATTGGTGGCCGTCTGTACCAGACAAACTAGTACGGCTCTTCTTCAATGGTTGGGGAGATTTAGAACTGTCCATAGGTTCTGCAAGAGATTGCCTGCACAACTTCCAAATTATTAGGGCCTAAGTACCTGCAGTTGGTATCCATAATCATAAGAACTCCGTGATGTAACAAATATGATGTGGATGCAAATTTAATAGAAAGCAGATGCCCAGCCCACTGATAGATATCAACAAGAAGATAACTCGAATTAACTGCACAAAAAAGCTAA
Protein-coding sequences here:
- the LOC125509825 gene encoding methyl-CpG-binding domain-containing protein 2-like; the encoded protein is MDSSKSPQPLKKSRTSLSGTDGHQFENDELPSETASDKTPGLKFETVDKVQDEFGEDSSPLQQSAASNVSYRGSPCIGAFTIQCARCFKWRLIPTKEKYEEIREHIIQEPFDCERAREWKPDVTCDDQEDISQDGSRLWAIDKPNIAQPPAGWERQIRIRGEGGTKFADVYYTSPTSRKLRSLVEVDRYLQENPEYGAQGVTLAQFSFQIPRPLRQNYVKKRPKNASPSDEATTKPVQPVEVNPISWAAPLASEAKASEPASHADEKPVGSADVELVRKRKAEPGEANANNHVSDGPETKVEDAQNGDATTTA